GGCGAGCAGCCGGGTGAGCAGATCCGGCGGATAATCGACCAGATCGGCGTCGAGCCACAGCACCCAGTCCTCATCCCCCAGCGCGCCGGACAGCAGCCGGTTGCGCGCACGCGCCAGCACCTCCCGCCGCCGCCGCTGGATCGCCGGCGCCCAGCGCGGGCCGTCCGGCCGGAAGCCATGGTCGTGGCGCAGCAAGGTCACCCGGCGGTAGCGCTGCCGCAGCTCCGGCAACCGGCCGGCCAGCCAGTCGTGCGTCCCGTCGCGGCTGTCCCCCTCCAGAAAGCCCAGCGACAGGCGGGATGGATCATGGTCGAGCCGGCCCAGCAGTTCCAGATAGCGCGGCAGATGGACGACGGCGTCCTTCACCGGGGTCAGCACCAGCACGCTGCCCTGCCGCGCCGCGGCGGTGGCCGGGACAGGGGCAGGGGCAGAGACGGGGACGGCCCGGCGGTAGGCCTCCACCGGCAGGCGCTTGCCCATCTCCTCCAGCATGGCCCGGCAGCGCCCGCCGTCGAAGCAGGCGGTGGCCGCCTGCCAGTGTGCCTCGAAATGGGAAACGGTGAAGGTGTTGCCGCCATGGACGACATAGGTGTAGAGCCGCGGCAGGTCCATGCGGACGACGCGGGCGCTGCGGCGCAGCTGCTCGACCACCGGCGTATCCTCGCCACGGCGAAGGGCGGGGTAACGGGGCATCGCCGCCGTCTCGCACAGGAGCGAGCCCTCCCAGTCCCGTTCGCAGGACACCGCCAGCCGGTCTTCCGCCGGCCACCAGATCATCCAGCGGCCGAGCAGGCAGGCCTGGGCGCCGGCGGCGGCCAGCACCCGCTGCTGCATCTCCAGCCGGCAGGGGTCGTAGAGGTCGTCATCGTCCCACTGGCAGACATAGCGGCCGGCCGCCCGGTCGACGGCGATGTTGCGCAGCTCGCCCAATGTCAGGCCGCCGGGCTGGGAACCGGATCGGGAGGCTGCCTCCACCCGGATCAGGCGGATGTTCGGACAGGCGGCATCGCGGATGGCGCGCTCCAGCGGGTCATCCTGCGGCAGCGCCGGGCTGTCGCAGACGACGACCAGCTCGCGGTTCGGATAGGTCTGGCGCACGAAGCCCTCGATGGCGAACCTCAGCAGCTCGCTCCGTCCCCTGGTGACCATCAGGCAGGAGATCAGCGGCAAGCCGTCCGCCGCCACACCGGCCGGGCGCTCCCCGTCCGGCCGGCCGTCGCTCACCACCGCCGCGACCTGCCGGGGCAATCCGGCAGCCGGTCCGCCACCGCGGTCCGCCGCGCCGCGGAACCATGTCCCCTCCCAGTGATGGACGGCATAGGCGTCGCGCGTCGCCCGCTCCCAGAAGACCGGGTCGAACAGGCGGCCGCTCCAGCACTCGTCCTTGGTGACGGGATAGAGCAGCTCCGGCGCCAGAACCGTCACCGCGGCCCGTCCTTCCCCCCGATAGTCGGCATGGGCGCGGGTCAGCAGGAAGGGGCCGGTGGCGTCCAGCACATCCCCGCAGTGCCGCGCTTCGACGAGCCGGGACAGCAGATGGTCCCAGAAGGGATGGCCGGGAACGGAGGCGAGGAAGGAGGGGCAGAGGATGCGCGGCAACCCGCGCTCCACCGCCTTCGCCAGCCGGCCATGCTCCTCCGGCTCCTGCCCGACGACGAAGCTCCGGCCCTCCAGCAGCCCGTCGATCGGGCGCAGGCATTCGAAATCGAGGTCGGCATAGACCCCGCCGAAGCGGCGCAGGATCAGGTAGCGCGCCAGATCGATCCGCGCGATGGGATCGGCATAGCCACGGAAGACCGGCAACAGCGCCGGATGCTCCTCCGCCACGAAGCGCCCGATGTCGTCATCGGTCCAGAACCGGTAGGCGAAACCGGGATTGCGGCCGGTCCAGCTGCGTTGAAAGGCCAGGAGTTCCGGCGGGACGTCGCGGGTCTTCCAGGTCTGATGGATCAGGCGCGGAACGAGGGAATTGGCTTCGATCTTCATGGAATTGAATGGAGATGGAAACCGAACCGATAAGCATTTTGCCGGAGCGGCTCAATGGAAATGGATGATCGGTAATATCTGATCACATTTTGTTTCATTTCGCACACGCTAGAGGAGGATGTTTCGCAGACTGCTATCGTTTTTGTTGCGTATTATTTCAGAATAGATGCGACATTCTGCAAGATAAAGATGAATTTTCATTCATGACTTGCGCCGCTCCCCTTTTCCCCTCCCCCGAGAGAGGGACTGGACGAGGATGGAGGGCTGCTGGTAGGCCTCTCCCCGGCATCGCCCTGCCACGGAAGGCGATCCCGTCACAGAACAGGCCCTCCCATGCCCGGACATCGCTCCTACCGCCTCCACCGCCCCTGGACCGTGCTGGGCAGCCGCGAGCTGCTCGACGCCGATCCCTTCCTGAAGGTGCGGGTGGAGACGGTGGAATTGCCGGACGGGCGGCGGATCGACGATTACTACCAGTTCGACCAGCCCTCCTTCGCCTGCATCTTCGCCGAGACCGCGGACGGACGGGTCGTCACCTACCGCCAGTACCGCCACGGACCGCGCAAGGTCGGGCTGGTCTTCCCCGGCGGGCATCTGTCGCCCGGCGAGGAGCCGCTGGCGGCGGCCAAGCGCGAGCTGATGGAGGAGACGGGGATGGAGGCGGAGAGCTGGACCGATCTCGGCGCCTACATCGTCAACGCCAACCAGGGCGGGGCCTGGTCGCACATGTTCCACGCCACCGGCTGCCGCCGGGTCGGCGACCCGATCGCCGACGATCTCGAGGACACCGAGATCCTGTTCCTGACGCAGGCGGAACTGCTGGAGGCCATCGGCCGCGGCGAGATGCACCTGCTGACCC
The window above is part of the Azospirillum humicireducens genome. Proteins encoded here:
- a CDS encoding glycosyltransferase, with amino-acid sequence MKIEANSLVPRLIHQTWKTRDVPPELLAFQRSWTGRNPGFAYRFWTDDDIGRFVAEEHPALLPVFRGYADPIARIDLARYLILRRFGGVYADLDFECLRPIDGLLEGRSFVVGQEPEEHGRLAKAVERGLPRILCPSFLASVPGHPFWDHLLSRLVEARHCGDVLDATGPFLLTRAHADYRGEGRAAVTVLAPELLYPVTKDECWSGRLFDPVFWERATRDAYAVHHWEGTWFRGAADRGGGPAAGLPRQVAAVVSDGRPDGERPAGVAADGLPLISCLMVTRGRSELLRFAIEGFVRQTYPNRELVVVCDSPALPQDDPLERAIRDAACPNIRLIRVEAASRSGSQPGGLTLGELRNIAVDRAAGRYVCQWDDDDLYDPCRLEMQQRVLAAAGAQACLLGRWMIWWPAEDRLAVSCERDWEGSLLCETAAMPRYPALRRGEDTPVVEQLRRSARVVRMDLPRLYTYVVHGGNTFTVSHFEAHWQAATACFDGGRCRAMLEEMGKRLPVEAYRRAVPVSAPAPVPATAAARQGSVLVLTPVKDAVVHLPRYLELLGRLDHDPSRLSLGFLEGDSRDGTHDWLAGRLPELRQRYRRVTLLRHDHGFRPDGPRWAPAIQRRRREVLARARNRLLSGALGDEDWVLWLDADLVDYPPDLLTRLLAAGRDIVVPHCALPDGRTFDLNSFRLEGETEDPRHLADGIFQPPRGAGRRYLDDFAGEEAVPLHGVGGTALLVRADLHREGLCFPPYSHRGYIETEGLAAMARDMGITAWGLPGLRIVHADH
- a CDS encoding NUDIX hydrolase, which encodes MPGHRSYRLHRPWTVLGSRELLDADPFLKVRVETVELPDGRRIDDYYQFDQPSFACIFAETADGRVVTYRQYRHGPRKVGLVFPGGHLSPGEEPLAAAKRELMEETGMEAESWTDLGAYIVNANQGGAWSHMFHATGCRRVGDPIADDLEDTEILFLTQAELLEAIGRGEMHLLTQIALVSMVWQADIARVLSRPHSPDATS